One Streptomyces mobaraensis NBRC 13819 = DSM 40847 DNA segment encodes these proteins:
- a CDS encoding NAD(P)/FAD-dependent oxidoreductase yields MVDANQTFVIVGGGLAGAKAAETLRAEGFTGRVILIGDERDHPYERPPLSKGYLIGKDERDSVFVHEPAWYARADVELHLGLPAVHLDRAARTVRLGDGTRVHYDRLLLATGAEPRRLDIPGTGLAGVHHLRRLAHAERLRAVLASLGRDNGHLVIAGAGWIGLEVAAAARGYGAEVTVVEPEPTPLHRVLGPELGQVFTDLHAEHGVRFHFGARLTEITGQDGMVLAVRTDDGEEHPAHSVLAAIGAAPRTALAETAGLALVDRADGGGIAVDASLRTSDPEIFAAGDVAAIGRPDGTGRLRVEHWANALHSGPAAARSMLGMEVVYDRVPYFFSDQYDVGMEYSGYAPPGSYDQVVCRGDVGKREFIAFWLREGRVLAGMNVNVWDVTESVQRLIRAGARPDPEALADPGVPLDSLVP; encoded by the coding sequence CGTCATCGTCGGAGGGGGGCTCGCCGGCGCGAAGGCGGCCGAGACCCTCCGCGCGGAGGGATTCACCGGGCGGGTGATCCTCATCGGCGACGAACGCGACCACCCCTACGAGCGCCCGCCGCTCTCCAAGGGGTACCTGATCGGGAAGGACGAGCGGGACAGCGTCTTCGTCCACGAACCCGCCTGGTACGCCCGCGCCGACGTCGAGCTCCACCTCGGCCTGCCCGCCGTCCACCTCGACCGCGCCGCCCGCACGGTCCGGCTGGGCGACGGCACCCGCGTCCACTACGACCGGCTGCTGCTCGCCACCGGCGCCGAACCGCGCCGCCTCGACATCCCCGGCACCGGCCTCGCCGGCGTCCACCACCTGCGCCGCCTCGCCCACGCCGAGCGGCTGCGCGCCGTCCTCGCCTCCCTCGGCCGGGACAACGGCCACCTGGTCATCGCCGGCGCCGGCTGGATCGGCCTGGAGGTGGCCGCCGCCGCCCGCGGCTACGGCGCCGAGGTGACCGTCGTCGAGCCCGAGCCCACCCCGCTGCACCGGGTCCTCGGACCCGAGCTCGGGCAGGTCTTCACCGACCTGCACGCCGAGCACGGCGTCCGCTTCCACTTCGGCGCCCGCCTCACCGAGATCACCGGACAGGACGGCATGGTGCTCGCCGTGCGCACCGACGACGGCGAGGAGCACCCCGCGCACAGCGTCCTCGCCGCCATCGGCGCGGCCCCGCGCACCGCCCTCGCCGAGACCGCCGGGCTCGCCCTCGTCGACCGCGCGGACGGTGGCGGTATCGCCGTCGACGCCTCGCTGCGCACCTCCGACCCGGAGATCTTCGCCGCGGGCGACGTCGCCGCGATCGGCCGCCCGGACGGGACCGGCCGGCTGCGCGTCGAGCACTGGGCCAACGCCCTGCACAGCGGCCCGGCGGCGGCCCGGTCCATGCTGGGCATGGAGGTCGTCTACGACCGGGTCCCCTACTTCTTCTCCGACCAGTACGACGTCGGCATGGAGTACTCCGGCTACGCGCCGCCCGGTTCCTACGACCAGGTGGTGTGCCGCGGGGACGTCGGCAAGCGTGAGTTCATCGCCTTCTGGCTGCGGGAGGGCCGGGTGCTGGCGGGGATGAACGTCAACGTGTGGGACGTCACGGAGTCCGTCCAGCGGCTCATCCGGGCCGGCGCCCGCCCGGACCCCGAGGCGCTGGCGGACCCCGGGGTGCCGCTGGACTCGCTGGTTCCCTAG